The Roseococcus microcysteis genome contains a region encoding:
- a CDS encoding YggS family pyridoxal phosphate-dependent enzyme — protein sequence MSIAERIAQVRARIAEASIAAGRGPDAVSLVAVSKTHPGEAVVEALAAGQLVFGENRVQEAAEKFPPLRASHPGLRLHIIGALQTNKARDAVRIADVIESLDRPKLAMALADAMAREGRRPDLLVQVNVGEEAQKAGISRAEAPDFLRACREDWNLPVRGLMCIPPAEGDPRPHFAWLAGLAAREGLPILSMGMSGDFEAAIAEGATHVRVGSAIFGARG from the coding sequence ATGAGCATCGCAGAGAGAATCGCCCAGGTCAGGGCCCGAATCGCCGAAGCCAGCATCGCCGCGGGGCGCGGCCCCGATGCCGTGTCGCTGGTGGCCGTCTCCAAGACCCATCCGGGGGAAGCGGTGGTGGAGGCGCTGGCGGCGGGGCAGCTCGTCTTCGGGGAGAATCGGGTGCAGGAGGCGGCGGAGAAATTCCCCCCCCTGCGCGCCAGCCATCCCGGCCTGCGCCTGCACATCATCGGCGCGCTGCAGACCAACAAGGCGCGGGACGCGGTGCGAATCGCCGATGTGATCGAAAGCCTGGACCGGCCGAAGCTGGCCATGGCCCTGGCCGACGCCATGGCGAGGGAAGGCCGCCGCCCCGACCTGCTGGTGCAGGTGAATGTGGGCGAGGAGGCGCAGAAGGCCGGCATCTCCCGTGCTGAGGCCCCCGACTTCCTGCGCGCCTGCCGCGAGGATTGGAATTTGCCGGTGCGTGGCCTGATGTGCATCCCCCCCGCCGAGGGCGACCCGCGCCCGCATTTTGCCTGGCTGGCCGGGCTGGCGGCGCGGGAGGGCCTGCCCATCCTCTCCATGGGCATGAGCGGGGATTTCGAGGCCGCCATCGCCGAAGGCGCCACCCATGTCCGCGTGGGCAGCGCGATCTTCGGCGCGCGGGGCTGA
- a CDS encoding alpha/beta fold hydrolase, protein MRAVLPLLFGLLLALPASAPAWADEEAAHQRVFSAGSILRGGLPTASLAIGFTQHYRGAVPHAAFAFAQGTDGRAVWAMSSGHATPSEAEAEALESCARRLRQMRAAPDQSCQLLATDGALRDGGTIRVERGGVGPFQRSPFHRHRGPAEAAGVLVWGHGYGGPDEDFRTKPLPGFLTALNEAGFDILRFDRHPGDDALFISQPRLVRGLPALRAQGYRQVVLGGESRGAWQALMAAAERPELVDAVIAAAPAAHGEVEENETRADALADFQRLLAGMAASPARLLVITFEGDEFDPDPGARAQAVAGLAARRAAPTLALFPNGPTRGHSGARDWRFTRDYGACVLTLLRAPEPAAPRGLRRRSCGGG, encoded by the coding sequence GTGCGCGCCGTCCTCCCGCTCCTGTTCGGTCTGCTGCTGGCCCTGCCCGCGAGCGCGCCCGCCTGGGCCGACGAGGAAGCGGCGCACCAGCGCGTCTTCTCGGCCGGGAGCATCCTGCGCGGCGGGCTGCCCACGGCCAGCCTCGCCATCGGCTTTACCCAGCATTATCGTGGCGCCGTGCCGCACGCGGCCTTCGCCTTCGCGCAAGGCACGGATGGGCGGGCGGTCTGGGCCATGTCCTCCGGCCACGCCACGCCTTCCGAGGCCGAGGCCGAGGCGCTGGAATCCTGCGCCCGCCGCCTGCGCCAGATGCGCGCGGCCCCGGACCAATCCTGCCAATTGCTCGCCACCGACGGCGCGCTGCGCGATGGCGGCACCATCCGCGTGGAGCGCGGCGGCGTGGGCCCCTTCCAGCGCAGCCCCTTCCACCGCCACCGCGGCCCGGCCGAGGCCGCGGGCGTGCTGGTCTGGGGCCATGGCTATGGCGGCCCGGACGAGGATTTCCGCACCAAGCCCCTGCCCGGCTTCCTCACCGCGCTGAACGAGGCCGGCTTCGACATCCTGCGCTTCGACCGCCACCCGGGCGATGACGCGCTGTTCATCTCCCAGCCGCGCCTGGTGCGCGGCCTGCCCGCGCTGCGCGCCCAGGGCTACCGCCAGGTGGTGCTGGGAGGCGAATCGCGCGGGGCCTGGCAGGCGCTGATGGCCGCCGCCGAACGGCCGGAGCTGGTGGACGCCGTGATTGCCGCCGCCCCCGCCGCCCATGGCGAGGTGGAGGAGAACGAGACCCGCGCCGATGCCCTGGCCGATTTCCAGCGGCTGCTGGCAGGTATGGCCGCCTCGCCCGCGCGGCTGCTGGTCATCACCTTCGAGGGTGATGAGTTCGACCCGGACCCGGGCGCGCGGGCCCAGGCGGTGGCGGGGTTGGCGGCGCGGCGGGCGGCGCCCACCCTGGCGCTGTTCCCGAACGGCCCGACGCGCGGCCATTCCGGCGCGCGCGACTGGCGCTTCACCCGCGACTATGGTGCCTGCGTGCTGACGCTGCTGCGCGCGCCGGAACCGGCCGCGCCGCGCGGGCTGCGGCGGAGAAGCTGCGGGGGCGGCTAG
- the rpsR gene encoding 30S ribosomal protein S18, with protein sequence MSESAEPNIAARRPAVGARRPFYRRKKSCPFSGANAPKIDYKDVRLLSRFLSERGKIVPSRITAVSGKKQRELAQAIKRARFLALLPYVIND encoded by the coding sequence ATGAGCGAGTCCGCCGAACCCAACATCGCCGCCCGCCGCCCCGCCGTGGGCGCCCGCCGGCCCTTCTATCGCCGCAAGAAGTCCTGCCCCTTCTCCGGCGCCAACGCGCCGAAGATCGACTACAAGGATGTGCGCCTCCTTTCCCGCTTCCTGAGCGAGCGCGGGAAGATCGTGCCCAGCCGCATCACGGCGGTCAGTGGCAAGAAGCAGCGTGAGCTGGCCCAGGCCATCAAGCGCGCCCGCTTCCTGGCCCTGCTGCCCTACGTCATCAACGACTGA
- the rpsF gene encoding 30S ribosomal protein S6 — translation MPLYECVFIARNDITQQQVEAIADQMAEVLTEQGGEVKKREYWGLRGLAYRIKKNRKGHYMLLGLDCPAPAMQEIERQLGLNEDVLREMTIRVEAITEEPSAVLAKRADDRDRERGFRGPKPAGRFTSGRGRAGGDDREEFRARPRDEMDPSMNDEM, via the coding sequence ATGCCACTCTACGAATGCGTGTTCATCGCGCGCAACGACATCACCCAGCAGCAGGTCGAGGCGATCGCCGACCAGATGGCCGAAGTGCTCACCGAGCAGGGCGGCGAGGTGAAGAAGCGCGAATACTGGGGCCTGCGCGGCCTCGCCTATCGCATCAAGAAGAACCGCAAGGGCCATTACATGCTGCTGGGCCTCGACTGCCCGGCGCCGGCCATGCAGGAGATCGAGCGCCAGCTCGGCCTGAACGAGGATGTGCTGCGCGAGATGACCATCCGCGTGGAAGCCATCACCGAGGAGCCCTCGGCCGTGCTGGCCAAGCGCGCCGACGACCGTGACCGTGAGCGCGGCTTCCGCGGGCCCAAGCCCGCCGGCCGCTTCACCTCCGGCCGCGGCCGCGCCGGTGGCGACGATCGCGAGGAATTCCGGGCCCGTCCGCGCGACGAGATGGACCCCTCCATGAACGACGAGATGTGA
- a CDS encoding DUF3576 domain-containing protein, whose protein sequence is MTSQPQIPSAPSPAGGRLLAAFAALALLAGCGAGQVRTPGDDEYNVSNRRDEALRLSGSASEGILIFGTDRTRRGGADAGAGPGLGVNAFLWRATLDTLSFMPLVSADPFGGVIITDWYSPPQASGERFKATAYVLGRQLRSDGVRVQVFRQVQQGGQWVDVPTASSTNTEMEDRVLTRARELRVMSAGR, encoded by the coding sequence ATGACGTCGCAGCCCCAGATTCCGAGCGCCCCGAGCCCGGCCGGCGGGCGCCTCCTCGCCGCCTTCGCCGCGCTCGCCCTCCTGGCAGGCTGCGGCGCCGGCCAGGTCCGCACGCCCGGCGATGACGAGTACAACGTCTCCAACCGCCGCGATGAGGCGCTGCGCCTTTCCGGCTCCGCCTCCGAGGGCATCCTGATCTTCGGCACGGACCGCACCCGCCGCGGCGGCGCCGATGCCGGCGCGGGCCCCGGCCTGGGCGTGAACGCCTTCCTCTGGCGCGCCACGCTGGACACGCTGTCCTTCATGCCGCTGGTCAGCGCCGACCCCTTCGGCGGCGTCATCATCACCGACTGGTATTCGCCCCCGCAGGCGAGCGGCGAGCGCTTCAAGGCCACCGCCTATGTGCTGGGCCGCCAGCTCCGCTCCGACGGGGTGCGGGTGCAGGTGTTCCGCCAGGTGCAGCAGGGCGGGCAGTGGGTGGACGTGCCCACCGCCTCCAGCACCAACACCGAGATGGAAGACCGCGTGCTGACCCGCGCGCGTGAGCTTCGGGTGATGTCGGCGGGGCGCTGA
- a CDS encoding glycosyltransferase family 4 protein, which produces MYFPSILPTLLLAPVLVLVSAVAVRAMIARPILDHPEARKMHDRPTPKGGGVGPVLAFVLGMLVLFHIMPANPMADARYVGVILAAVAIAGVALADDVRDFRFLVKLAAQTLAALVALGAGLVLHTLSLPVIGPLPLGVLGLAITLFWIVGCTNAVNFMDGMDGLVGGVVVIACAALAAIAALQGGWFIHAAALFLLAGFLGFLPYNLHPARIFMGDVGSQFAGFMLAVLAVAAAGLESSQVSFLIVPLLLFGLLWDAAFTLARRALMGEAVAEPHRSHLYQVATATGLSVWQVVATHWGFALFHAGLAFLFLRLGPELKPYIVLPALAVQLVWTGYVLARMRRTGTRFRRPG; this is translated from the coding sequence ATGTACTTCCCCTCCATCCTGCCCACGCTGCTGCTGGCGCCCGTCCTCGTCCTCGTCTCGGCGGTCGCGGTGCGGGCCATGATCGCGCGGCCCATCCTGGACCACCCCGAGGCGCGCAAGATGCACGACCGCCCCACGCCCAAGGGCGGGGGGGTGGGGCCGGTGCTGGCCTTCGTGCTGGGCATGCTGGTGCTGTTCCACATCATGCCGGCCAACCCCATGGCCGATGCGCGCTATGTCGGCGTCATCCTGGCCGCGGTGGCCATCGCGGGCGTGGCGCTGGCCGATGACGTGCGGGATTTCCGCTTCCTGGTGAAGCTGGCCGCGCAGACCCTGGCCGCGCTGGTGGCGCTGGGGGCGGGGCTGGTGCTGCACACCCTCTCCCTGCCGGTGATCGGCCCGCTGCCGCTGGGCGTGCTGGGCCTGGCCATCACGCTGTTCTGGATCGTGGGCTGCACCAATGCCGTGAACTTCATGGACGGCATGGATGGGCTGGTGGGCGGCGTGGTGGTCATCGCCTGCGCCGCGCTGGCCGCCATCGCGGCCTTGCAGGGCGGATGGTTCATCCATGCGGCCGCGCTGTTCCTGCTGGCGGGCTTCCTGGGCTTCCTGCCCTACAACCTCCACCCCGCGCGCATCTTCATGGGCGATGTGGGCAGCCAGTTCGCGGGCTTCATGCTGGCGGTGCTGGCGGTGGCCGCGGCCGGGCTGGAGAGCAGCCAGGTCAGCTTCCTCATCGTGCCGCTGCTGCTGTTCGGCCTGTTGTGGGACGCCGCCTTCACCCTGGCCCGCCGCGCCCTGATGGGCGAGGCCGTGGCGGAGCCGCACCGCAGCCACCTCTACCAGGTGGCGACCGCGACGGGCCTCTCGGTATGGCAGGTGGTGGCCACGCATTGGGGCTTCGCCCTGTTCCACGCCGGGCTGGCCTTCCTCTTCCTGCGCCTGGGGCCGGAGCTGAAGCCCTACATCGTCCTGCCCGCGCTGGCGGTGCAGCTGGTCTGGACGGGCTATGTTCTGGCGCGGATGCGCCGCACCGGCACGCGCTTCCGCCGGCCGGGCTGA
- the holA gene encoding DNA polymerase III subunit delta: MAAKLDARKLPAFLAAPPADCRVVLLVGDDAGLISERAADLIAAASGGDALCVTEAGREALKDAAFLANTAASTPLMGGRPAIRVRDAKDGWAEAARLALAGPGPGLVVMEGLGLPGRSKLRALVAGDARGQVIECYAERGRDLAASIARILNELEARAEPAALDWLAERGGEDRLALRRNLEVLALHATPGQPITLEDAMEVLGEGSALDLDEALLAATEGNVAAADRAIANAFAEGANPVQVLRAALRHVQRLHQAALAVQGGASPDEALGALRPPVFWRNKPAMERALRRWPAARLEALGAALLRAERQSKTTGLPDEVIARQVVLGMARR; this comes from the coding sequence TTGGCGGCCAAGCTCGACGCGCGGAAGCTGCCGGCATTCCTGGCGGCCCCGCCGGCCGATTGCCGGGTGGTGCTGCTGGTGGGCGATGACGCGGGGCTGATCAGCGAGCGTGCCGCCGACCTCATCGCCGCCGCCTCGGGCGGCGATGCCCTCTGTGTCACCGAGGCGGGGCGGGAGGCGCTGAAGGATGCGGCCTTCCTCGCCAACACCGCGGCCTCCACGCCCCTGATGGGTGGCCGCCCCGCCATCCGCGTGCGCGACGCCAAGGATGGCTGGGCGGAGGCCGCGCGGCTGGCGCTGGCCGGGCCGGGGCCTGGGCTGGTGGTGATGGAAGGGTTGGGCCTGCCCGGCCGGTCCAAGCTGCGCGCCCTCGTGGCCGGCGATGCGCGCGGCCAGGTCATCGAATGCTATGCCGAGCGGGGGCGGGACCTCGCGGCCTCCATCGCCCGCATCCTGAACGAGCTGGAGGCGCGGGCCGAACCCGCCGCGCTGGACTGGCTGGCCGAGCGGGGTGGCGAGGACCGCCTGGCGCTGCGCCGCAACCTGGAGGTGCTGGCCCTGCACGCCACCCCAGGCCAGCCCATCACGCTGGAAGACGCGATGGAGGTGCTGGGCGAGGGCAGCGCGCTCGACCTCGACGAGGCGCTGCTGGCCGCGACCGAGGGCAATGTGGCCGCCGCCGACCGCGCCATCGCCAACGCCTTCGCCGAGGGCGCCAACCCGGTGCAGGTGCTGCGCGCGGCGCTGCGCCATGTGCAGCGGCTGCATCAGGCGGCGCTGGCCGTGCAGGGGGGCGCTTCGCCCGACGAGGCGCTGGGCGCGCTGCGCCCCCCGGTGTTCTGGCGGAACAAGCCCGCGATGGAACGCGCGCTGCGCCGCTGGCCCGCCGCGCGGCTGGAGGCGCTGGGCGCCGCCCTGCTGCGCGCCGAGCGCCAGTCCAAGACCACCGGCCTGCCCGACGAGGTGATCGCGCGGCAGGTGGTGCTGGGGATGGCGCGGCGGTAA
- a CDS encoding thiamine phosphate synthase gives MTFIRHAPRRGQPPARLLLSDPARLPDPRAAAARLPPGSGVLARDVAPGVLPALARLCRARGLLLLVSGEGRVALRHRAGLHLPDRRPARHLLPFLAARRAGAPWAALSVAAHGRAGLARGRRLGADFVLLSPVFPTRSHPGAPSLGPWRFAGLAARAGRPVLALGGMTHRNARRVPAAGFAAIDGLG, from the coding sequence ATGACCTTTATAAGGCACGCGCCGCGCCGGGGGCAGCCGCCCGCCAGGCTGCTTCTGTCCGACCCCGCCCGCCTGCCGGACCCGCGGGCGGCGGCCGCCCGCCTGCCGCCGGGTTCGGGCGTGCTGGCGCGGGATGTGGCGCCAGGGGTGCTGCCGGCACTGGCGCGGCTGTGCCGGGCGCGGGGGTTGCTGCTGCTGGTCTCGGGCGAGGGCAGGGTGGCGCTGCGACACCGCGCCGGGCTGCACCTGCCCGACCGCCGCCCCGCCCGGCACCTGCTGCCCTTCCTGGCCGCGCGCCGGGCCGGCGCGCCCTGGGCCGCGCTGTCGGTGGCGGCGCATGGGCGGGCGGGGCTGGCGCGGGGGCGGCGGCTGGGCGCGGATTTCGTTCTGCTGTCGCCCGTCTTTCCCACGCGCAGCCATCCGGGCGCGCCGTCCCTCGGGCCGTGGCGCTTCGCTGGCCTGGCCGCGCGAGCCGGGCGGCCGGTGCTGGCGCTGGGCGGCATGACGCACCGCAACGCGCGACGGGTGCCCGCGGCCGGTTTCGCGGCCATAGACGGGCTGGGCTGA
- a CDS encoding porin, with the protein MRKLLLGTTAVVGAALLSTGASAQEAPTVRIGGYMDFSYTFLSDTADRGTQTFSPTARRPRTSDFRSDMEVHVLVSGKTAGGITYGARIEFQNDNIPGSGQTAVDTDETWLFVSSPTLGTVRFGDTDAAAFVMQVRPPRYPAFYRPSWYVARPGGFNYVNSGLTDGSDITKITYMSPQFAGFDFGVSYAVNGNEGPRNNNGTTTGLIDRDRQGRQNEITAAIRYRGNFSGVGVAAGFAMTHAESGANQRAAASLVNAGARNTITSYGAGLTASFQGFTFGGEYVFGNYRGASVGTAPTARGADMSWHYLLGASYTFNPVTITANFGQGFQDGRRPTAAATVRDMRHTHVGVGASYTIAPGLLGYISYEYQRFRGWPGSSVGSVAAGGNRTMQALTVGTTLSF; encoded by the coding sequence ATGCGCAAGCTTCTGCTTGGCACGACCGCTGTGGTCGGTGCCGCGCTGCTGAGCACGGGTGCGTCGGCTCAGGAAGCCCCGACCGTGCGTATCGGCGGCTACATGGACTTCTCGTACACGTTCCTGAGCGACACCGCGGACCGTGGCACGCAGACCTTCAGCCCGACGGCTCGCCGTCCGCGCACCTCCGACTTCCGCTCCGACATGGAAGTCCACGTGCTGGTCAGCGGCAAGACGGCCGGCGGCATCACCTATGGTGCGCGCATCGAGTTCCAGAACGACAACATCCCGGGCTCGGGTCAGACCGCCGTCGACACCGACGAGACCTGGCTGTTCGTCAGCTCGCCCACGCTCGGCACGGTTCGCTTCGGTGACACCGACGCCGCCGCGTTCGTGATGCAGGTGCGTCCGCCCCGCTACCCCGCCTTCTACCGTCCGTCGTGGTACGTGGCGCGTCCGGGTGGCTTCAACTACGTGAACTCGGGCCTCACCGACGGCTCCGACATCACGAAGATCACCTACATGTCGCCGCAGTTCGCCGGCTTTGACTTCGGCGTGTCCTACGCGGTCAACGGCAACGAAGGCCCCCGCAACAACAACGGCACGACGACGGGTCTGATCGACCGCGACCGTCAGGGCCGCCAGAACGAGATCACGGCCGCGATCCGCTACCGTGGCAACTTCTCGGGCGTGGGCGTCGCCGCCGGCTTCGCGATGACGCATGCCGAGTCCGGTGCGAACCAGCGCGCCGCCGCGAGCCTGGTCAACGCCGGTGCCCGCAACACGATCACCTCCTACGGCGCGGGTCTGACGGCCAGCTTCCAGGGCTTCACCTTCGGTGGTGAGTACGTGTTCGGTAACTACCGTGGCGCCTCGGTCGGCACCGCGCCGACCGCGCGTGGTGCGGACATGAGCTGGCACTACCTGCTGGGCGCGTCCTACACCTTCAACCCGGTGACCATCACGGCGAACTTCGGCCAGGGCTTCCAGGACGGCCGCCGTCCGACCGCCGCGGCCACCGTGCGTGACATGCGCCACACCCATGTCGGCGTGGGCGCCAGCTACACGATCGCCCCGGGCCTGCTGGGCTACATCAGCTACGAGTACCAGCGCTTCCGCGGCTGGCCCGGCAGCAGCGTCGGCAGCGTGGCCGCCGGCGGCAACCGGACCATGCAGGCTCTGACGGTCGGCACCACCCTCTCGTTCTGA
- the rplI gene encoding 50S ribosomal protein L9, whose amino-acid sequence MIDLILMQRVDKLGQMGELVKVKPGYARNFLLPQGKAIRATKANIAKFEVERAQLEALNIKRREEAERIAERMEGLSVVLIRSAGESGGLYGSVSARDIADGCTAGGLTVSRSQVLLEQPIKTLGLTTVKVELHPEVHLPIIVNVARSPEEAERQARGEEIEREEEITLEAELVAELGAAARD is encoded by the coding sequence ATGATTGACCTGATTCTGATGCAGCGCGTGGACAAGCTCGGCCAGATGGGCGAGCTGGTGAAGGTGAAGCCCGGCTACGCGCGCAACTTCCTCCTGCCCCAGGGCAAGGCGATCCGTGCCACCAAGGCGAACATCGCCAAGTTCGAGGTGGAGCGCGCCCAGCTCGAGGCGCTGAACATCAAGCGCCGCGAGGAAGCCGAGCGCATCGCGGAGCGCATGGAGGGTCTCTCCGTCGTCCTCATCCGCTCGGCGGGTGAGAGCGGCGGCCTCTACGGCTCCGTCTCCGCGCGCGACATCGCCGATGGCTGCACGGCCGGCGGCCTGACCGTCTCGCGCAGCCAGGTGCTGCTGGAGCAGCCCATCAAGACGCTGGGCCTGACCACGGTGAAGGTGGAGCTGCACCCCGAGGTGCACCTGCCCATCATCGTGAACGTCGCCCGCAGCCCGGAAGAGGCCGAGCGCCAGGCCCGCGGCGAGGAGATCGAGCGCGAGGAGGAGATCACCCTCGAGGCCGAGCTGGTGGCCGAGCTGGGCGCCGCCGCGCGCGACTGA
- the lptE gene encoding LPS assembly lipoprotein LptE — protein sequence MWHRRNLWALGGATLLAGCGFRPLYGPDGARGGGDDFRGEPRLVQEMAAVRVANIPERGGQLLRRMLERRFESLSPGTAARYQLQTSFGVTTEALGFLRDGNTSRVRVIGSAPWTLTDGGTPPTVLGRGLARTIDSYNIPTLQFFAADMSRDDTERRMVEELGDRIVLGVAAALRRRLQA from the coding sequence TTGTGGCATAGGCGCAACCTCTGGGCGCTCGGCGGCGCCACCCTCCTGGCTGGCTGCGGCTTCCGGCCGCTCTACGGCCCCGATGGCGCGCGCGGCGGCGGCGATGATTTCCGTGGCGAGCCGCGCCTGGTGCAGGAGATGGCTGCGGTGCGCGTGGCCAATATCCCGGAGCGCGGCGGGCAGCTGCTGCGGCGCATGCTGGAGCGACGCTTCGAATCCCTCAGCCCCGGCACCGCCGCGCGCTACCAGTTGCAGACGAGCTTCGGCGTGACGACCGAGGCGCTGGGCTTCCTGCGCGATGGCAACACCAGCCGCGTGCGCGTCATCGGCAGCGCGCCCTGGACGCTGACCGATGGCGGCACGCCGCCCACCGTGCTGGGGCGCGGCCTCGCGCGGACGATCGATTCCTACAACATCCCCACGCTGCAGTTCTTTGCCGCCGACATGTCGCGCGACGACACCGAGCGCCGCATGGTCGAGGAGCTGGGCGACCGCATCGTGCTGGGCGTCGCCGCCGCGCTGCGCCGGCGCCTGCAGGCCTGA
- a CDS encoding DUF2232 domain-containing protein has product MFSQPWALAAGAAGLLSALFALFAMRGMPFGGLLMWVAPLPILAAGAAFGGRVAGAATGLAAMVVLLGSSLLGMGMYLVMFGLPAALIAITALPPGTGRMVLSTPLALLGLWPTAVLLLVALFVTDLEGAMRSAVEMGVTRMGVDMPEAMMDQVARVKAAAAGLWLALLLLGNGLLAQRFVERRGLAIASLPPVDDLRLPGWYAPLPLVALVLWTVSDGVLALSALLLLLLPFFLLGVLGVHRRLRNRPGRRAFLTGFYLLMLLFLQLMAPLMVGVGLFDQFRRRPTPPNP; this is encoded by the coding sequence ATGTTCAGCCAGCCATGGGCACTGGCCGCGGGTGCGGCCGGGCTGCTCTCGGCGCTGTTCGCCCTGTTCGCGATGCGCGGCATGCCGTTCGGCGGGCTGCTGATGTGGGTGGCGCCGCTGCCCATCCTGGCCGCGGGGGCCGCCTTTGGCGGCCGCGTGGCGGGGGCGGCGACGGGGCTTGCGGCCATGGTGGTGCTGCTGGGCAGTTCGCTGCTCGGCATGGGCATGTACCTCGTGATGTTCGGCCTGCCGGCCGCGCTCATCGCCATCACGGCGCTGCCGCCCGGCACGGGGCGCATGGTGCTGTCCACGCCGCTGGCGCTGCTGGGGCTCTGGCCCACGGCGGTGCTGCTGCTGGTGGCCCTCTTCGTCACCGACCTCGAGGGCGCCATGCGCTCCGCGGTCGAGATGGGCGTGACCCGCATGGGCGTGGACATGCCCGAGGCGATGATGGACCAGGTGGCGCGCGTGAAGGCGGCCGCGGCGGGGCTCTGGCTCGCGCTGCTGCTGCTGGGCAACGGGCTGCTGGCGCAGCGCTTCGTCGAGCGGCGGGGGCTGGCCATCGCCTCCCTGCCGCCGGTGGACGATCTGCGCCTGCCCGGCTGGTACGCGCCGCTGCCCCTGGTGGCCCTGGTGCTCTGGACCGTCTCGGACGGGGTGCTGGCGCTGTCGGCGCTGCTGCTCCTGCTGCTGCCCTTCTTCCTGCTGGGCGTGCTGGGGGTGCATCGGCGGCTGCGGAACCGTCCCGGCCGGCGCGCCTTCCTGACCGGCTTTTACCTGCTGATGCTGCTCTTCCTGCAGCTCATGGCCCCGCTGATGGTCGGCGTGGGCCTCTTCGACCAATTCCGGCGGCGCCCGACGCCGCCCAACCCGTGA
- a CDS encoding NifU family protein, which yields MFIETESTPNPATLKFLPGRDVMGSAGTADFVAGEDASRSPLAARLFALDGVARVFLGADFITITKTDATEWQALRPQILGAVMEHMLAGLPVLDGLGEDADEDFDPADSEAVAQIKELLDQRVRPAVAGDGGDIVFRGFRDGVVKLKMQGACSGCPSSRATLKHGVENMLRHYIPEVLAVEQVEA from the coding sequence ATGTTCATCGAGACCGAAAGCACCCCCAACCCCGCCACGCTGAAGTTCCTGCCCGGGCGCGACGTCATGGGCAGCGCCGGCACGGCCGATTTCGTGGCGGGCGAGGATGCCTCGCGCTCGCCGCTCGCCGCGCGCCTCTTCGCGCTGGACGGCGTGGCCCGTGTGTTCCTGGGTGCGGACTTCATCACCATCACCAAGACCGATGCCACGGAATGGCAGGCGCTGCGCCCGCAAATCCTGGGCGCGGTGATGGAGCACATGCTGGCTGGCCTGCCCGTGCTGGACGGCCTGGGCGAGGACGCGGACGAGGATTTCGACCCCGCCGATTCCGAGGCCGTGGCGCAGATCAAGGAATTGCTGGACCAGCGCGTGCGCCCCGCCGTGGCCGGGGATGGCGGCGACATCGTCTTCCGCGGCTTCCGCGACGGGGTGGTGAAGCTGAAGATGCAGGGCGCGTGCTCGGGCTGCCCCTCCTCGCGCGCCACGCTCAAGCATGGCGTCGAGAACATGCTGCGCCATTACATCCCCGAGGTGCTGGCCGTGGAACAGGTCGAGGCCTGA
- a CDS encoding LysE family translocator: MDSLLALIAFAIATSATPGPNTLMVSAAAARSGLRAVVPHMLGITLGFPAMLVAIAAGLGWPFQRFPWLHPALQVVGATWLVWLAWKIAQAPPPDGRPAAPPLGFWGAAAFQWVNPKAWMIALAAVPAFTRPEAPLLPQALGMAAVFALVSLPCLLIWAGVGLGARRFLATPARLRAFNRVMAVLLVLSLVPAFL, translated from the coding sequence ATGGACAGCCTGCTGGCCCTCATCGCCTTCGCCATCGCGACTTCGGCCACGCCGGGGCCGAACACGCTGATGGTCTCGGCGGCCGCGGCGCGGTCCGGGCTGCGGGCGGTGGTGCCGCACATGCTGGGCATCACGCTGGGCTTCCCGGCCATGCTGGTCGCCATCGCGGCCGGGCTGGGCTGGCCCTTCCAGCGCTTCCCCTGGCTGCACCCGGCCTTGCAGGTGGTGGGCGCCACCTGGCTCGTCTGGCTGGCCTGGAAGATCGCCCAGGCGCCCCCGCCCGATGGAAGGCCGGCGGCGCCACCCCTGGGCTTCTGGGGCGCGGCCGCCTTCCAATGGGTGAACCCCAAGGCCTGGATGATCGCACTGGCCGCCGTGCCGGCCTTCACCCGGCCGGAGGCGCCGCTGCTGCCCCAGGCGCTGGGCATGGCGGCGGTGTTCGCCCTGGTCTCCCTGCCCTGCCTGCTGATCTGGGCCGGGGTGGGGCTGGGCGCGCGACGCTTCCTGGCCACGCCGGCCCGCCTGCGGGCCTTCAACCGCGTGATGGCCGTGCTGCTGGTGCTGAGCCTGGTGCCGGCTTTTCTCTGA